One Solanum pennellii chromosome 10, SPENNV200 genomic region harbors:
- the LOC107002199 gene encoding FH protein interacting protein FIP2 isoform X1 gives MAYDSESSSSMVRLNIGGRKFCTTLDTLTQREPDSMLAAMFSGRHTICQESEKGHIFVDRDGKHFRHILNWLRDGVIPPLKDSEYAQLLREAEYYQLLGLVDGIKSALSKRKEDEELGTELTRIDIIKCIQSDRVRFRGINLSGLDLSKLDLSFVDFSYACLKTVFFSRANLQCAKFRDVDAEASIFHNATLRECEFTGANLRGAVLAGANLQSANLQDACLIGCSFCGADLRSAHLQTADLTNANLEGANLEGANLKGAKLTNANLKGANLQRAYLRHVNLRDTGCNIFKVSCITSQHLEGAKLDGANLLGAIR, from the exons ATGGCCTATGACTCCGAAAGTTCGTCTTCCATGGTTCGTCTAAATATCG GAGGAAGGAAGTTTTGCACAACACTGGATACCCTCACACAACGTGAGCCAGACTCGATGCTCGCTGCTATGTTTAGTGGTCGTCATACTATCTGCCAGGAGTCAGAGAAG GGACACATATTCGTTGACAGGGACGGAAAGCACTTCCGCCATATCCTTAATTGGTTGAGGGATGGTGTAATTCCACCCCTGAAAGATTCTGAATATGCTCAGCTTCTGCGGGAGGCGGAGTACTATCAACTCCTT GGTCTAGTAGATGGAATTAAATCTGCCCTAAGTAAGAGGAAGGAGGATGAGGAGTTGGGTACTGAATTGACACGCATTGACATAATCAAATGCATACAGTCTGACAGAGTCAGATTTCGGGGAATTAATCTTTCTGGTCTTGATCTTTCGAAGTTG GACTTGTCGTTTGTGGATTTCAGCTATGCATGTCTAAAAACAGTGTTCTTCTCACGTGCCAATCTTCAATGTGCAAAATTCAGG GATGTCGATGCCGAAGCTTCCATTTTTCACAATGCCACATTGCGCGA ATGTGAATTCACTGGAGCAAATCTTCGTGGAGCTGTATTAGCTGGTGCTAATCTTCAAAGTGCAAATTTACAAG ATGCTTGTCTAATAGGCTGTAGCTTTTGTGGGGCGGATCTTCGTTCTGCTCACCTACAG ACAGCTGATCTTACCAATGCCAACCTCGAAGGAGCTAATCTTGAAGGTGCAAATCTGAAG GGTGCGAAGTTAACCAATGCAAATCTGAAGGGTGCAAACCTTCAAAGAGCTTATCTTCGGCATGTGAATCTTCGTGATACA GGTTGCAACATTTTTAAGGTTTCATGTATCACATCTCAG CATTTGGAGGGGGCGAAGCTTGATGGTGCCAATTTACTGGGTGCAATCAGGTGA
- the LOC107002199 gene encoding FH protein interacting protein FIP2 isoform X3, whose translation MLAAMFSGRHTICQESEKGHIFVDRDGKHFRHILNWLRDGVIPPLKDSEYAQLLREAEYYQLLGLVDGIKSALSKRKEDEELGTELTRIDIIKCIQSDRVRFRGINLSGLDLSKLDLSFVDFSYACLKTVFFSRANLQCAKFRDVDAEASIFHNATLRECEFTGANLRGAVLAGANLQSANLQDACLIGCSFCGADLRSAHLQTADLTNANLEGANLEGANLKGAKLTNANLKGANLQRAYLRHVNLRDTGCNIFKVSCITSQHLEGAKLDGANLLGAIR comes from the exons ATGCTCGCTGCTATGTTTAGTGGTCGTCATACTATCTGCCAGGAGTCAGAGAAG GGACACATATTCGTTGACAGGGACGGAAAGCACTTCCGCCATATCCTTAATTGGTTGAGGGATGGTGTAATTCCACCCCTGAAAGATTCTGAATATGCTCAGCTTCTGCGGGAGGCGGAGTACTATCAACTCCTT GGTCTAGTAGATGGAATTAAATCTGCCCTAAGTAAGAGGAAGGAGGATGAGGAGTTGGGTACTGAATTGACACGCATTGACATAATCAAATGCATACAGTCTGACAGAGTCAGATTTCGGGGAATTAATCTTTCTGGTCTTGATCTTTCGAAGTTG GACTTGTCGTTTGTGGATTTCAGCTATGCATGTCTAAAAACAGTGTTCTTCTCACGTGCCAATCTTCAATGTGCAAAATTCAGG GATGTCGATGCCGAAGCTTCCATTTTTCACAATGCCACATTGCGCGA ATGTGAATTCACTGGAGCAAATCTTCGTGGAGCTGTATTAGCTGGTGCTAATCTTCAAAGTGCAAATTTACAAG ATGCTTGTCTAATAGGCTGTAGCTTTTGTGGGGCGGATCTTCGTTCTGCTCACCTACAG ACAGCTGATCTTACCAATGCCAACCTCGAAGGAGCTAATCTTGAAGGTGCAAATCTGAAG GGTGCGAAGTTAACCAATGCAAATCTGAAGGGTGCAAACCTTCAAAGAGCTTATCTTCGGCATGTGAATCTTCGTGATACA GGTTGCAACATTTTTAAGGTTTCATGTATCACATCTCAG CATTTGGAGGGGGCGAAGCTTGATGGTGCCAATTTACTGGGTGCAATCAGGTGA
- the LOC107002199 gene encoding FH protein interacting protein FIP2 isoform X4 has translation MAYDSESSSSMVRLNIGGRKFCTTLDTLTQREPDSMLAAMFSGRHTICQESEKGHIFVDRDGKHFRHILNWLRDGVIPPLKDSEYAQLLREAEYYQLLGLVDGIKSALSKRKEDEELGTELTRIDIIKCIQSDRVRFRGINLSGLDLSKLDLSFVDFSYACLKTVFFSRANLQCAKFRDVDAEASIFHNATLRECEFTGANLRGAVLAGANLQSANLQDACLIGCSFCGADLRSAHLQTADLTNANLEGANLEGANLKHLEGAKLDGANLLGAIR, from the exons ATGGCCTATGACTCCGAAAGTTCGTCTTCCATGGTTCGTCTAAATATCG GAGGAAGGAAGTTTTGCACAACACTGGATACCCTCACACAACGTGAGCCAGACTCGATGCTCGCTGCTATGTTTAGTGGTCGTCATACTATCTGCCAGGAGTCAGAGAAG GGACACATATTCGTTGACAGGGACGGAAAGCACTTCCGCCATATCCTTAATTGGTTGAGGGATGGTGTAATTCCACCCCTGAAAGATTCTGAATATGCTCAGCTTCTGCGGGAGGCGGAGTACTATCAACTCCTT GGTCTAGTAGATGGAATTAAATCTGCCCTAAGTAAGAGGAAGGAGGATGAGGAGTTGGGTACTGAATTGACACGCATTGACATAATCAAATGCATACAGTCTGACAGAGTCAGATTTCGGGGAATTAATCTTTCTGGTCTTGATCTTTCGAAGTTG GACTTGTCGTTTGTGGATTTCAGCTATGCATGTCTAAAAACAGTGTTCTTCTCACGTGCCAATCTTCAATGTGCAAAATTCAGG GATGTCGATGCCGAAGCTTCCATTTTTCACAATGCCACATTGCGCGA ATGTGAATTCACTGGAGCAAATCTTCGTGGAGCTGTATTAGCTGGTGCTAATCTTCAAAGTGCAAATTTACAAG ATGCTTGTCTAATAGGCTGTAGCTTTTGTGGGGCGGATCTTCGTTCTGCTCACCTACAG ACAGCTGATCTTACCAATGCCAACCTCGAAGGAGCTAATCTTGAAGGTGCAAATCTGAAG CATTTGGAGGGGGCGAAGCTTGATGGTGCCAATTTACTGGGTGCAATCAGGTGA
- the LOC107002199 gene encoding FH protein interacting protein FIP2 isoform X2: MAYDSESSSSMVRLNIGGRKFCTTLDTLTQREPDSMLAAMFSGRHTICQESEKGHIFVDRDGKHFRHILNWLRDGVIPPLKDSEYAQLLREAEYYQLLGLVDGIKSALSKRKEDEELGTELTRIDIIKCIQSDRVRFRGINLSGLDLSKLDLSFVDFSYACLKTVFFSRANLQCAKFRDVDAEASIFHNATLRECEFTGANLRGAVLAGANLQSANLQDACLIGCSFCGADLRSAHLQTADLTNANLEGANLEGANLKGAKLTNANLKGANLQRAYLRHVNLRDTHLEGAKLDGANLLGAIR; encoded by the exons ATGGCCTATGACTCCGAAAGTTCGTCTTCCATGGTTCGTCTAAATATCG GAGGAAGGAAGTTTTGCACAACACTGGATACCCTCACACAACGTGAGCCAGACTCGATGCTCGCTGCTATGTTTAGTGGTCGTCATACTATCTGCCAGGAGTCAGAGAAG GGACACATATTCGTTGACAGGGACGGAAAGCACTTCCGCCATATCCTTAATTGGTTGAGGGATGGTGTAATTCCACCCCTGAAAGATTCTGAATATGCTCAGCTTCTGCGGGAGGCGGAGTACTATCAACTCCTT GGTCTAGTAGATGGAATTAAATCTGCCCTAAGTAAGAGGAAGGAGGATGAGGAGTTGGGTACTGAATTGACACGCATTGACATAATCAAATGCATACAGTCTGACAGAGTCAGATTTCGGGGAATTAATCTTTCTGGTCTTGATCTTTCGAAGTTG GACTTGTCGTTTGTGGATTTCAGCTATGCATGTCTAAAAACAGTGTTCTTCTCACGTGCCAATCTTCAATGTGCAAAATTCAGG GATGTCGATGCCGAAGCTTCCATTTTTCACAATGCCACATTGCGCGA ATGTGAATTCACTGGAGCAAATCTTCGTGGAGCTGTATTAGCTGGTGCTAATCTTCAAAGTGCAAATTTACAAG ATGCTTGTCTAATAGGCTGTAGCTTTTGTGGGGCGGATCTTCGTTCTGCTCACCTACAG ACAGCTGATCTTACCAATGCCAACCTCGAAGGAGCTAATCTTGAAGGTGCAAATCTGAAG GGTGCGAAGTTAACCAATGCAAATCTGAAGGGTGCAAACCTTCAAAGAGCTTATCTTCGGCATGTGAATCTTCGTGATACA CATTTGGAGGGGGCGAAGCTTGATGGTGCCAATTTACTGGGTGCAATCAGGTGA
- the LOC107002199 gene encoding FH protein interacting protein FIP2 isoform X5, with amino-acid sequence MAYDSESSSSMVRLNIGGRKFCTTLDTLTQREPDSMLAAMFSGRHTICQESEKGHIFVDRDGKHFRHILNWLRDGVIPPLKDSEYAQLLREAEYYQLLDLSFVDFSYACLKTVFFSRANLQCAKFRDVDAEASIFHNATLRECEFTGANLRGAVLAGANLQSANLQDACLIGCSFCGADLRSAHLQTADLTNANLEGANLEGANLKGAKLTNANLKGANLQRAYLRHVNLRDTGCNIFKVSCITSQHLEGAKLDGANLLGAIR; translated from the exons ATGGCCTATGACTCCGAAAGTTCGTCTTCCATGGTTCGTCTAAATATCG GAGGAAGGAAGTTTTGCACAACACTGGATACCCTCACACAACGTGAGCCAGACTCGATGCTCGCTGCTATGTTTAGTGGTCGTCATACTATCTGCCAGGAGTCAGAGAAG GGACACATATTCGTTGACAGGGACGGAAAGCACTTCCGCCATATCCTTAATTGGTTGAGGGATGGTGTAATTCCACCCCTGAAAGATTCTGAATATGCTCAGCTTCTGCGGGAGGCGGAGTACTATCAACTCCTT GACTTGTCGTTTGTGGATTTCAGCTATGCATGTCTAAAAACAGTGTTCTTCTCACGTGCCAATCTTCAATGTGCAAAATTCAGG GATGTCGATGCCGAAGCTTCCATTTTTCACAATGCCACATTGCGCGA ATGTGAATTCACTGGAGCAAATCTTCGTGGAGCTGTATTAGCTGGTGCTAATCTTCAAAGTGCAAATTTACAAG ATGCTTGTCTAATAGGCTGTAGCTTTTGTGGGGCGGATCTTCGTTCTGCTCACCTACAG ACAGCTGATCTTACCAATGCCAACCTCGAAGGAGCTAATCTTGAAGGTGCAAATCTGAAG GGTGCGAAGTTAACCAATGCAAATCTGAAGGGTGCAAACCTTCAAAGAGCTTATCTTCGGCATGTGAATCTTCGTGATACA GGTTGCAACATTTTTAAGGTTTCATGTATCACATCTCAG CATTTGGAGGGGGCGAAGCTTGATGGTGCCAATTTACTGGGTGCAATCAGGTGA